A window of Salmo trutta chromosome 31, fSalTru1.1, whole genome shotgun sequence contains these coding sequences:
- the LOC115169455 gene encoding uncharacterized protein LOC115169455 isoform X1: MQTLREEQGLPLSSLRLFVPPLRLVCAALWQVIERRDIMDYGLLEEFATTVLEIVPELMSYRERVQLLMGLRARLVLELCRCDDELCRPDTVQPHLNRMRSCISNHKGEVSDPNVEASEANFTKLIETLMEEPKERELFFQNVFPEEFGPKYDSTLQILVWEFLSRLEKLLPAPNIKQTASWLNLAPALLEECVQSVAHPEPLQALLHHHKNGKQLDTNALRSTGGDYILSSLSSPSSVKEESASYQTDPERQSYPTMQGYQSPFPCDEPEMSWDCRMADCRVWTVKPPAGSASVEVEVETIEDATDIMVKRKTIDKESIKETRREAVLCPQTRSGLKTSRLTAACLRRQPVLRLNRLDISNMPLPKSLLTLILRRGRLQAEATRRPGPKRRGRKKKRRRGRGVANEKIETDTLDESDMPLPKSSLTLTLKRGIVQAEATSSQVPKKRGRKKGQKIGPGITSLKIEKVGVHTLDISDMSLPKTSLKLIIRRGKLQAEATDRKEGQKRRGRKKKWRRGRGVRNEKTEAKGVKRERSPETEEDAEPSDNELWTTVNKGPTVDESGGVHASPHCPSSHKREEELQHPVQNFHSEEHSGHMAKGQNREERSESVPQDSQTPEPSNSSHKRSFRSEEHRGHMAKGQNRKERSESVPQDSQTPEPSNTSHKRSFHSEEHSGLMAKGQNREERSESVPQDSQTPEPSNTSHKRSQRVKACSFCGKTFTDTLGLTRHMRSHIDQMSHQCTQCGQDFEFSEDLEDHQKHGCEEMNKKDNSEENGDDYCGRTVQQKPDLKKNPDLKRDKKPDLKGDKKPDLKGDKKPDLKGDKKPDLKGDKKPDLKGDKKPDLKGDKKPDLKGDKKPDLEGDKKPDLEGDKKPDLEGDKKPDLKGDKKPDLEGDKKPDPEGDKKPDLEGDKQPDLEGDKQPDLKGDKKPDLKGDTQDCSIKCHVCGKITTRMLGLRRHLLIHFNNGAYKCSACPKTFISNADLRSHLRSKRSCREKCSDEVITTGLHLKSVPGEYKCPYCGDTFQLPDDLRGHTKDCSRKCHVCGKTTARMLDMRRHMLKHNNNGPYKCPVCPRTFISHTDLKMHLKTKKLCREKCSDVMMNELLSSADGKCRENVTETGVMTRCQQPSSNNTARPLKSIEEFFEEFSHDLQQSDNSVSSEVNLNSLNSLDEDYSDEISQYQPMKDVDLNSLHEDSIMTTEDYSDEISQYQPIKDVDLNTLHEDYSQAEISQYQPVKDVDPEEDRRSVDDSGGNEMANDKEPNSTECLTEEQVSHTEACPLQDSQSETSGEVKNEIQRGKLQAEATGSQGQKRRGRKRKQKRGRGVRNEKTEAKGVKREHSPETEEDAEPSDKELWTSVNERTTVNDSVCSSPIFTKQSKQACCPRDSRLHTDTVESMLLLIVHHLIKRRRNCNSPYRTFTQRSTVVLWPKGRTEKNAQRVYLRTLKLLSHPTPLTKEANASKHALSVARLSLKHLA; encoded by the exons AATGTTTTTCCAGAGGAGTTTGGTCCCAAGTATGACTCAACACTGCAGATTCTTGTGTGGGAGTTCCTGTCCAGACTGGAGAAACTGCTTCCTGCTCCAAACATTAAACAG ACTGCATCGTGGCTCAACCTTGCCCCTGCTCTCTTAGAGGAGTGTGTGCAGTCTGTGGCTCACCCTGAGCCATTACAGGCACTCCTCCATCACCATAAAAATGGAAAACAGTTAGACACCAATG CTCTAAGGTCCACTGGTGGTGACTACATCCTCTCTTCACTGTCTTCCCCTTCCTCTGTGAAGGAAGAAAGTGCCTCTTACCAAACTGACCCAGAGAGACAGTCCTATCCCACCATGCAGGGATATCAAAGCCCTTTCCCATGTGATGAACCAGAGATGAGTTGGGACTGCCGAATGGCAGATTGTAGGGTCTGGACTGTAAAACCACCAGCTGGTTCTGCTTCTGTGGAGGTAGAGGTCGAGACTATAGAGGACGCAACTGATATAATGGTTAAACGCAAGACAATCGACAAAGAGTCGATAAAAGAGACTAGGAGAGAAGCTGTTCTCTGCCCTCAGACACGCAGCGGACTGAAAACCAGCCGCTTGACAGCTGCCTGTCTGCGCCGTCAGCCTGTACTGCGTTTGAACAGGCTTGACATTAGCAATATGCCATTACCCAAGTCCTTGCTAACACTGATTCTAAGGAGAGGGAGACTGCAGGCTGAGGCGACAAGACGCCCAGGACCGAAACGAAGAGGCAGAAAGAAAAAACGGAGACGAGGACGTGGCGTTGCAAATGAGAAGATTGAAACAGACACACTTGACGAAAGCGATATGCCGCTACCCAAGTCATCACTAACACTGACCCTAAAGAGAGGGATAGTGCAGGCTGAGGCAACGAGTTCCCAAGTACCGAAAAAAAGAGGCAGAAAGAAAGGACAGAAAATAGGACCTGGTATCACAAGTTTAAAGATTGAAAAGGTTGGAGTACATACGCTTGACATTAGCGATATGTCATTACCCAAGACCTCGCTAAAGCTGATCATAAGGCGAGGGAAACTGCAGGCTGAGGCAACGGACAGAAAAGAAGGACAGAAAAGACGAGGCAGAAAGAAAAAATGGAGAAGAGGACGTGGTGTCAGAAATGAGAAGACTGAAGCAAAGGGTGTGAAAAGAGAGCGGTCACCTGAAACTGA GGAAGATGCCGAACCATCAGATAATGAACTTTGGACAACTGTCAATAAAGGGCCCACTGTCGATGAGTCTG GTGGAGTCCATGCATCTCCTCATTGTCCATCATCTCATAAGAGGGAGGAGGAATTGCAACATCCCGTACAGAACTTTCACTCAGAGGAGCACAGTGGTCATATGGCCAAagggcagaacagagaagaacgGTCAGAGAGTGTACCTCAGGACTCTCAAACTCCTGAGCCATCCAACAGCTCTCACAAAAGAAGCTTTCGCTCAGAGGAGCACAGAGGTCATATGGCCAAAGGGCAGAACAGAAAAGAACGCTCAGAGAGTGTACCTCAGGACTCTCAAACTCCTGAGCCATCCAACACCTCTCACAAAAGAAGCTTTCACTCAGAGGAGCACAGTGGTCTTATGGCCAAAGGGCAGAACAGGGAAGAACGCTCAGAGAGTGTACCTCAGGACTCTCAAACTCCTGAGCCATCCAACACCTCTCACAAAAGAAGCCAACGTGTCAAAGCATGCTCTTTCTGTGGCAAGACTTTCACTGACACACTTGGCTTGACAAGACACATGCGATCTCACATTGATCAGATGTCACATCAATGCACCCAGTGTGGGCAAGACTTTGAATTCAGTGAGGACTTAGAGGATCACCAGAAGCATGGCTGTGAGGAGATGAACAAAAAGGATAATAGTGAGGAAAATGGTGATGACTACTGTGGGAGAACTGTACAGCAAAAACCTGATCTGAAAAAAAACCCTGATCTAAAAAGAGACAAAAAACCTGATTTGAAAGGAGACAAAAAACCTGATTTGAAAGGAGACAAAAAACCTGATCTGAAAGGAGACAAAAAACCTGATCTGAAAGGAGACAAAAAACCTGATCTGAAAGGAGACAAAAAACCTGATCTGAAAGGAGACAAAAAACCTGATCTGAAAGGAGACAAAAAACCTGATCTGGAAGGAGACAAAAAACCTGATCTGGAAGGAGACAAAAAACCTGATCTGGAAGGAGACAAAAAACCTGATCTGAAAGGAGACAAAAAACCTGATCTGGAAGGTGACAAAAAACCTGATCCGGAAGGTGACAAAAAACCTGATCTGGAAGGAGACAAACAACCTGATCTGGAAGGAGACAAACAACCTGATCTGAAAGGAGACAAAAAACCTGATCTGAAAGGAGACACGCAAGACTGCTCCATAAAGTGCCATGTGTGCGGGAAAATAACTACTCGTATGCTGGGTTTGCGAAGGCACCTTCTAATTCACTTCAACAATGGAGCATACAAGTGCTCTGCGTGTCCAAAGACTTTTATATCAAATGCTGATTTGAGATCGCACCTGAGATCAAAAAGATCTTGCAGGGAGAAATGTTCTGATGAAGTAATTACTACCGGGCTCCACCTCAAATCTGTCCCTGGTGAGTACAAGTGTCCTTACTGTGGGGACACTTTCCAGCTCCCAGATGATCTGAGAGGACACACAAAAGACTGTTCCAGAAAGTGCCATGTGTGTGGGAAAACTACTGCTCGAATGCTGGATATGCGAAGGCACATGttaaaacacaacaacaacgGCCCATACAAGTGCCCGGTGTGTCCAAGGACTTTTATATCCCATACTGATTTGAAGATGcacctaaaaacaaaaaaactttgTAGGGAGAAATGTTCTGATGTAATGATGAATGAATTACTCTCTTCAGCAGATggtaaatgtagggaaaatgtCACTGAAACAGGAGTCATGACAAGGTGCCAACAACCAAGCTCTAACAACACAGCCAGGCCTTTGAAGAGCATTGAAGAGTTCTTTGAAGAATTCTCTCATGACTTGCAGCAATCCGATAACAGCGTAAGTAGTGAAGTGAACCTGAATAGCCTGAATAGCCTCGATGAAGACTACAGTGACGAGATCAGTCAATACCAACCCATGAAGGATGTTGACCTTAATAGCCTCCATGAAGACTCCATAATGACCACTGAAGACTACAGTGACGAGATCAGTCAATACCAACCCATTAAGGATGTTGACTTGAATACCCTCCATGAAGACTACAGTCAGGCAGAGATAAGTCAATACCAACCCGTTAAGGACGTtgacccagaggaggacagaaggtcTGTGGATGATTCAGGGGGAAATGAGATGGCCAATGACAAAGAACCAAACTCAACCGAATGCTTAACCGAGGAGCAGGTGTCCCACACTGAGGCATGCCCTCTCCAGGATTCTCAATCAGAGACAAGCGGAGAAGTGAAGAACGAGATACAG AGAGGGAAACTGCAGGCTGAGGCAACGGGTTCCCAAGGACAGAAAAGAAGAGGCAGAAAGAGAAAACAGAAAAGAGGACGTGGTGTCAGAAATGAGAAGACCGAGGCAAAGGGTGTGAAAAGAGAGCACTCACCTGAAACTGA GGAAGATGCTGAACCATCAGATAAAGAACTTTGGACCTCTGTCAATGAAAGGACCACTGTCAATGATTCTG TCTGCTCCTCCCCCATCTTCACCAAGCAGAGCAAGCAGGCCTGTTGCCCTAGAGACTCCAGACTCCATACAGACACA GTGGAGTCCATGCTTCTCCTCATTGTCCATCATCTCATAAAAAGGAGGAGGAATTGCAACAGCCCATACAGAACTTTCACTCAGAGGAGCACAGTGGTCTTATGGCCAAagggcagaacagagaagaacgCTCAGAGAGTGTACCTCAGGACTCTCAAACTCCTGAGCCATCCAACACCTCTCACAAAAGAAGCCAACGCATCAAAGCATGCTCTTTCTGTGGCAAGACTTTCACTGAAACACTTGGCTTGA